The DNA region TCGCTGCGCGCATGCGAGCTCCCTCCCCTGGGTGTCGACCGTGCCTCCCTGGCGTCGACCTGTCTGCGCATTCGACCATGCGCCGATGGAGGCCGCAACACCGGGCCCGATCGCGGTCAGGGGGCGTCCCCGTTGCCGGCGACGCCGAGGCCCTCGGGGAGCAGGAGGTGCACGGCCACGGCCAGCTCGTCGCGGACGCGGTTCATGTCGCTCCAGCCGTTCACCCAGCCGACCAGCGAGGAGTACCAGACATGGCCGATGATGCGCGTGCGCTCGGCGTGGTCGGGGGGCCGGGGCTCGCCGATGGCCCGGATGATGATGCCGTCCATGAGCGCCCCCATGTGCTGCTGGCACTCGATGGCGCCCGGGTCGGGCGAGGCCAGCGAGGCGAACACCGCCGCCACCAGGCGCGGCTGGCGCCCCATGGCCCGCAGGGCCCGCTCGAGCACGTCGACGACGCGCTCGGAGGCCGTCACCCCCCGGGGCGGGGCCTGGGCGAGGCGGGCGTCGAGCTGCTCCACCCAGAAGACCAGCGCCGCCGCCAGCAGGTGGTCCTTGGAGGCGAAGTACCGGTACACCGTGCCCATGGCCACGTGGGCCCGGGCGGCCACGTCGCGCATCTGGACGGCCTCATAGCCGCCTTCGAGGCCGAGTTCCATGGCGGCGTCCACCACACGCTGGCGCCGCGCTTCCTGAGCACGGGTCAGGGATCGGGGGAGCACCCTCTCCTGCACGGGTGGTCACCCTACTCCCCGCCCTGCCTGGAACGGAACCCGTTCTACCCCCGGCCGAGGGGCGCCCCGCGGGCCCGAATCTGACATGGCGTCAGCAACCGGGGGTAGCCTGGGGCCAGCATGGTC from Acidimicrobiales bacterium includes:
- a CDS encoding TetR family transcriptional regulator, coding for MQERVLPRSLTRAQEARRQRVVDAAMELGLEGGYEAVQMRDVAARAHVAMGTVYRYFASKDHLLAAALVFWVEQLDARLAQAPPRGVTASERVVDVLERALRAMGRQPRLVAAVFASLASPDPGAIECQQHMGALMDGIIIRAIGEPRPPDHAERTRIIGHVWYSSLVGWVNGWSDMNRVRDELAVAVHLLLPEGLGVAGNGDAP